One genomic segment of Streptomyces niveus includes these proteins:
- a CDS encoding FdhF/YdeP family oxidoreductase — translation MASKPPSGDPVQDAPQVAAPRHSAAGLPAVAHSLRVAQQQMGVTRAARTLLKVNQKDGFDCPGCAWPEGDHRHTAEFCENGAKAVAEEATLRRVTPDFFAAHPVADLATRSGYWLGQQGRITQPMLLERGAGDGDAAGGDTGERYEPVSWERAFAIIAEELRALDSPDEALFYTSGRTSNEAAFLLQLFAREFGTNNLPDCSNMCHESSGSALAETLGVGKGSVSLEDLHQADLIIVAGQNPGTNHPRMLSALEKAKSAGARIISVNPLPEAGLERFKNPQTPQGMVKGTALGDLFLQIRIGGDQALFRLLNKLVLDAAKADPAVIDEAFVAEHTHGFEEFAAAAQAADWDETLTATGLDRDDIERALAMVLASKRTIVCWAMGLTQHKHSVATIREVVNFLLLRGNIGRPGAGVCPVRGHSNVQGDRTMGIFERPAPAFLDALDREFGITSPRHHGYDVVRAIRALRDGDAKVFFAMGGNFVAASPDTEVTEAAMRTARLTVHVSTKLNRSHAVTGARALILPTLGRTDKDVQAGGRQIVTVEDSMGMVHASRGNLAPASPHLLSEPAIVARLARAVLGPASLTPWEEFEKDYASIRDRISRVVPGFEDFNERVARPGGFQLPHAPRDERRFPTATGKANFTAAPVEYPELPAGRLLLQTLRSHDQYNTTIYGLDDRYRGIKGGRRVVLVNADDARELGLADGSYTDLISEWKDGVERRARGFRVVHYPTARGCAAAYYPETNVLVPLDSTADTSNTPASKSVVVRFEQH, via the coding sequence ATGGCCAGCAAGCCGCCCTCGGGTGACCCGGTCCAGGACGCACCGCAGGTCGCCGCCCCCCGGCACAGCGCCGCCGGGCTGCCCGCCGTGGCACATTCGCTGCGCGTCGCCCAGCAGCAGATGGGTGTCACCCGCGCGGCACGCACGCTCCTCAAGGTCAACCAGAAGGACGGCTTCGACTGTCCGGGCTGCGCCTGGCCGGAGGGCGATCACCGGCACACGGCGGAGTTCTGCGAGAACGGCGCGAAAGCGGTCGCCGAGGAGGCGACCCTGCGCCGGGTGACTCCCGACTTCTTCGCCGCGCACCCGGTGGCGGATCTCGCGACCCGCAGCGGCTACTGGCTGGGCCAGCAGGGCCGTATCACCCAGCCGATGCTCCTGGAGCGCGGCGCGGGCGACGGCGACGCTGCCGGGGGCGACACCGGGGAGCGGTACGAACCGGTGAGCTGGGAGCGCGCGTTCGCGATCATCGCCGAGGAACTGCGGGCGCTGGACTCCCCCGACGAGGCGCTGTTCTACACCTCGGGCCGCACCAGCAACGAGGCGGCCTTCCTCCTCCAGCTGTTCGCCCGCGAGTTCGGCACGAACAATCTGCCGGACTGCTCCAACATGTGCCACGAGTCGTCCGGTTCGGCGCTCGCCGAGACCCTGGGCGTCGGCAAGGGCAGCGTGTCCCTGGAGGACCTGCACCAGGCCGACCTGATCATCGTGGCCGGGCAGAACCCGGGGACCAACCACCCCCGGATGCTCTCCGCCCTGGAGAAGGCCAAGTCGGCGGGCGCCAGGATCATCTCGGTGAATCCGCTGCCCGAGGCCGGCCTGGAGCGGTTCAAGAATCCGCAGACCCCGCAGGGCATGGTCAAGGGGACGGCTCTGGGCGACCTCTTCCTCCAGATCCGCATCGGCGGCGACCAGGCCCTCTTCCGGCTCCTCAACAAGCTGGTCCTCGACGCGGCGAAGGCCGACCCGGCAGTGATCGACGAGGCGTTCGTCGCCGAACACACCCACGGCTTCGAGGAGTTCGCAGCCGCGGCACAGGCCGCCGACTGGGACGAGACCCTCACCGCGACAGGGCTCGACCGGGACGACATCGAGCGCGCGCTGGCCATGGTGCTGGCGTCCAAGCGCACCATCGTCTGCTGGGCGATGGGCCTCACCCAGCACAAGCACTCCGTCGCGACCATCCGCGAGGTCGTCAACTTCCTCCTGCTGCGCGGCAACATCGGCCGGCCGGGCGCCGGGGTGTGCCCCGTACGCGGCCACTCCAACGTCCAGGGCGACCGCACCATGGGCATCTTCGAGCGGCCCGCCCCGGCGTTCCTCGACGCCCTGGACCGGGAGTTCGGCATCACCTCGCCGCGCCACCACGGCTACGACGTCGTACGGGCCATCCGCGCCCTGCGCGACGGCGACGCGAAGGTCTTCTTCGCCATGGGCGGCAACTTCGTCGCGGCCTCGCCGGACACCGAGGTGACCGAGGCGGCGATGCGCACCGCGCGGCTCACCGTGCACGTCTCGACCAAGCTCAACCGCTCGCACGCGGTGACCGGCGCACGCGCCCTGATACTTCCCACGCTCGGCCGTACCGACAAGGACGTACAGGCGGGCGGCAGGCAGATCGTGACCGTCGAGGACTCCATGGGCATGGTGCACGCCTCGCGCGGCAACCTCGCCCCCGCGAGCCCGCACCTGCTGTCCGAGCCGGCGATCGTCGCGCGGCTGGCGCGCGCCGTCCTCGGCCCCGCGTCGCTGACTCCGTGGGAGGAGTTCGAGAAGGACTACGCGTCGATCCGCGACCGCATCTCGCGTGTCGTCCCCGGCTTCGAGGACTTCAACGAACGCGTCGCCAGGCCCGGCGGGTTCCAGCTCCCGCACGCCCCGCGCGACGAGCGGCGCTTCCCCACCGCCACCGGCAAGGCCAACTTCACGGCGGCGCCCGTCGAGTACCCGGAGCTGCCCGCGGGCCGGCTGCTGCTCCAGACGCTGCGCTCGCACGACCAGTACAACACCACGATCTACGGCCTGGACGACCGCTACCGGGGCATCAAGGGCGGTCGTCGCGTCGTCCTCGTGAACGCGGACGACGCCCGCGAACTGGGCCTGGCCGACGGCTCGTACACGGATCTGATCAGTGAGTGGAAGGACGGCGTCGAGCGGCGGGCCCGCGGCTTCCGGGTGGTGCACTACCCCACGGCCCGCGGCTGCGCCGCCGCCTACTACCCGGAGACGAACGTGCTGGTGCCGCTGGACTCGACGGCCGACACGAGTAACACCCCGGCGAGCAAGTCCGTTGTGGTGCGCTTCGAGCAGCACTGA
- the polA gene encoding DNA polymerase I, with protein MAEKASKKTPDNRPRLLLMDGHSLAYRAFFALPAENFTTSSGQPTNAVYGFASMLANTLRDEAPTHFAVAFDVSRKTWRSEEFPEYKANRSKTPDEFKGQVELIGELLDAMHAHRFAIEGFEADDVIATLATQAEGAGFEVLIVTGDRDSFQLITEHTTVLYPTKGVSELTRFTPEKVQEKYGLTPAQYPDFAALRGDPSDNLPSIPKVGEKTAAKWINQFGSLADLVERADEVKGKVGESLREHLDSVTLNRHLTELVRDVELTKTPQDLERAPYDRTALTGFLEVLEIRNPSLRERLLAVDPGAVEDEAPAPAAGVELDGKVLASGELAPWLAEHGDEPLGVALVDTWALGTGGIGEVALAAADGAAAWFDTTQLDEADEKAFGTWLAAADRPKVLHNAKSAMRVAPEHGWQVGGVTMDTALAAYLVKPGRRSFALDALAVEYLGRELAPAAAADGQLAFGSDDQAEADALMTQARAILDLGDAFTGRLEEVGATELLQDIELPTSALLAKLERNGIWADRPHLVSLEEQFAAAVQQAVKEAHAAVGHEFNLGSPKQLQEVLFGELGLPKTKKTKTGYTTDADALAWLAAQTEHELPVVMLRHREQARLRVTVEGLIKMIAADGRIHTTFSQTVAATGRLSSTDPNLQNVPVRTDEGRAIRRGFVVGEGYESLMTADYSQIELRVMAHLSEDAGLIEAFTSGEDLHTTVASQVFGVERAAVTADMRRKIKAMSYGLAYGLSAFGLSQQLNIEAAEARGLMDTFFERFGGVRDYLQRAVEEARATGYTETMLGRRRYLPDLNSDNRQRREMAERMALNAPIQGTAADIVKVAMLRVDRALTEAGLTSRMLLQVHDEIVLEIAPGERDRVEELVIREMAAATELRAPLDISVGVGPDWDSAAH; from the coding sequence GTGGCTGAGAAAGCGTCGAAGAAGACCCCAGACAACCGTCCTCGCCTGCTCCTCATGGACGGGCACTCCCTGGCGTACCGGGCGTTCTTCGCGCTGCCCGCGGAGAATTTCACCACCAGCTCCGGCCAGCCGACCAACGCCGTCTACGGCTTCGCGTCGATGCTGGCGAACACCCTGCGTGACGAGGCGCCCACGCACTTCGCGGTGGCCTTCGACGTGTCGCGCAAGACCTGGCGTTCGGAGGAGTTCCCCGAGTACAAGGCGAACCGCTCCAAGACGCCCGACGAGTTCAAGGGCCAGGTCGAGCTGATCGGCGAGCTGCTCGACGCGATGCACGCGCACCGGTTCGCGATCGAGGGCTTCGAGGCGGACGACGTCATCGCCACCCTCGCCACCCAGGCCGAGGGAGCCGGCTTCGAGGTCCTCATCGTCACCGGCGACCGGGACTCCTTCCAGCTGATCACCGAGCACACCACGGTGCTGTATCCCACCAAGGGCGTCTCAGAGCTGACCCGCTTCACCCCGGAGAAGGTCCAGGAGAAGTACGGGCTGACCCCGGCGCAGTATCCGGACTTCGCCGCACTGCGCGGCGACCCGTCGGACAATCTCCCCAGCATTCCCAAAGTCGGCGAGAAGACGGCCGCGAAGTGGATCAATCAGTTCGGTTCCCTCGCCGACCTGGTGGAGCGTGCCGACGAGGTCAAGGGCAAGGTCGGCGAGAGTCTGCGCGAGCACCTGGACTCGGTCACGCTCAACCGTCATCTCACCGAGCTGGTGCGTGACGTCGAGCTGACGAAGACCCCGCAGGACCTGGAGCGCGCCCCGTACGACCGGACGGCCCTCACCGGATTCCTCGAAGTGCTGGAGATCCGCAATCCGAGCCTGCGCGAGCGGCTGCTCGCCGTGGACCCGGGCGCCGTGGAGGACGAGGCCCCGGCCCCCGCGGCGGGTGTCGAACTCGACGGCAAGGTCCTCGCCTCCGGTGAGCTGGCGCCCTGGCTGGCCGAGCACGGCGACGAGCCGCTGGGCGTCGCCCTGGTCGACACCTGGGCGCTCGGTACGGGCGGCATCGGCGAGGTCGCGCTGGCCGCCGCCGACGGCGCCGCCGCCTGGTTCGACACGACACAGCTCGACGAGGCCGACGAGAAGGCCTTCGGCACCTGGCTCGCTGCGGCGGACCGCCCCAAGGTCCTGCACAACGCGAAGAGCGCCATGCGGGTCGCGCCCGAGCACGGCTGGCAGGTCGGCGGCGTGACCATGGACACCGCGCTCGCCGCGTATCTGGTCAAGCCCGGCCGCCGTTCCTTCGCGCTCGACGCCCTCGCCGTCGAGTACCTCGGACGTGAACTCGCCCCGGCCGCCGCGGCCGACGGACAGCTCGCCTTCGGCAGCGACGACCAGGCCGAGGCGGACGCGCTGATGACCCAGGCGCGCGCGATCCTCGACCTCGGCGACGCGTTCACCGGGCGGCTGGAGGAGGTCGGGGCCACCGAACTGCTCCAGGACATCGAGCTGCCCACCTCCGCGCTGCTCGCCAAGCTGGAGCGCAACGGCATCTGGGCCGACCGGCCTCATCTGGTGAGCCTGGAGGAGCAGTTCGCCGCCGCCGTCCAGCAGGCGGTGAAGGAGGCGCACGCCGCGGTGGGCCACGAGTTCAACCTCGGCTCGCCCAAGCAGCTCCAGGAAGTCCTCTTCGGCGAGCTGGGTCTGCCCAAGACGAAGAAGACCAAGACCGGTTACACGACGGACGCCGACGCGCTCGCCTGGCTCGCCGCGCAGACCGAGCACGAACTGCCGGTCGTGATGCTGCGCCACCGAGAGCAGGCCAGGCTCCGCGTCACCGTCGAGGGCCTGATCAAGATGATCGCGGCCGACGGCCGCATCCACACCACCTTCAGCCAGACGGTCGCGGCCACCGGCCGGCTCTCGTCCACCGACCCCAATCTGCAGAACGTGCCGGTGCGCACCGACGAGGGCCGCGCGATCCGCCGCGGTTTCGTCGTCGGCGAGGGCTACGAGTCGCTGATGACCGCCGACTACAGCCAGATCGAGCTGCGCGTCATGGCTCATCTGTCGGAGGACGCGGGCCTGATCGAGGCGTTCACCTCCGGCGAGGACCTGCACACCACCGTCGCCTCACAGGTGTTCGGCGTGGAGCGTGCGGCGGTCACCGCGGACATGCGCCGCAAGATCAAGGCGATGTCGTACGGACTGGCGTACGGGCTCTCGGCGTTCGGCCTCTCACAGCAGCTGAACATCGAGGCGGCCGAGGCGCGCGGCCTGATGGACACGTTCTTCGAGCGCTTCGGCGGCGTGCGGGACTACCTCCAGCGGGCGGTCGAGGAGGCCAGGGCCACGGGCTACACGGAGACGATGCTCGGCCGCCGCCGCTACCTCCCCGACCTCAACAGCGACAACCGCCAGCGCCGTGAGATGGCCGAGCGGATGGCGCTCAACGCCCCGATCCAGGGCACCGCCGCCGACATCGTCAAGGTCGCGATGCTCCGCGTCGACAGGGCGCTGACCGAGGCGGGGCTGACGTCACGCATGCTGCTCCAGGTCCACGACGAAATCGTGCTGGAGATCGCCCCCGGCGAGCGGGACCGGGTGGAGGAGCTGGTGATCCGCGAGATGGCCGCGGCGACCGAGCTGCGGGCGCCGCTGGACATCTCGGTGGGCGTGGGCCCGGACTGGGACTCGGCAGCGCACTGA
- a CDS encoding DUF4184 family protein, protein MPFTLSHAAAVLPGIRRDGTSRGPLLASALVAGSMAPDMTYFAATAVPAAMEFGDVTHGPLGLFTVDVVIAAALVGLWLMLREPLLALLPAAWQGRAHTFVRGPDRRGGRPPALAARFYLSAVLGASTHVLWDAFTHFDRWGTRMVPALRDEVAGFPMYTYTQYGSSAVALVLLGWFTVTALRRLPRTPAPAAVPVLPRRERALAHALLAGCVLLGMVHRVTRWYAYHGQVSTPLDVIPTLCFGAGAGLALGLVLYGAGMRLRGTRTAAGSSSTAVHASSAGRAADTAPPALEETTRGGPSGD, encoded by the coding sequence TTGCCTTTCACACTGAGCCATGCGGCGGCGGTGCTGCCGGGCATCAGGAGGGACGGCACGTCGCGCGGGCCCCTGCTCGCCTCCGCGCTCGTCGCCGGCTCGATGGCACCCGACATGACGTACTTCGCCGCGACCGCCGTACCGGCCGCGATGGAGTTCGGCGATGTGACTCACGGCCCGCTGGGTCTGTTCACCGTCGACGTCGTCATCGCGGCGGCCCTCGTGGGCCTCTGGCTGATGCTCCGGGAACCGCTGCTCGCGCTGCTGCCCGCCGCCTGGCAGGGGCGGGCGCACACCTTCGTACGAGGACCGGACCGGCGGGGCGGCCGGCCGCCGGCGCTCGCCGCGCGCTTCTACCTCTCCGCGGTGCTCGGCGCGTCGACCCATGTGCTGTGGGACGCGTTCACGCACTTCGACCGGTGGGGCACCCGGATGGTGCCCGCGCTGCGGGACGAGGTCGCGGGCTTCCCCATGTACACGTACACGCAGTACGGCAGTTCGGCCGTGGCGCTGGTGCTGCTCGGCTGGTTCACGGTCACCGCACTGCGCCGGCTGCCCCGGACTCCCGCGCCCGCGGCGGTGCCGGTGCTGCCGCGGCGCGAGCGCGCGCTGGCACACGCACTGCTCGCGGGGTGCGTACTGCTGGGCATGGTGCACCGGGTCACCCGGTGGTACGCCTACCACGGGCAGGTGTCGACGCCGTTGGACGTCATCCCGACGCTCTGCTTCGGCGCGGGGGCGGGGCTCGCGCTGGGACTGGTGCTGTACGGCGCGGGCATGCGGCTGCGCGGTACCCGTACGGCGGCCGGTTCGTCCTCGACCGCCGTACACGCGTCAAGTGCCGGGCGGGCCGCGGACACGGCCCCTCCGGCACTTGAGGAGACGACACGGGGCGGCCCGTCCGGCGACTGA
- a CDS encoding lytic transglycosylase domain-containing protein: MAAQFGRRLRRGATTTAVAALAVAALSASQAPAIVSGGGDSGKQASGSSVPDEGSASGDSSYHTDLPPLNTPDKPGTSIDLPGTGEAEAGIPASVLAAYKQAEQTIASSNPGCNLPWQLLAAIGKVESGQARGGRVDDNGTTLSPILGPVLNGVGFANISDTDNGAYDGDKTHDRAVGPMQFIPSTWATWGQDANNDGRKDPNNIFDAALAAGRYLCANNRDLSVKANLDQAILSYNRSREYLATVLSWMEYYKRGSHEVPDGSGVLPSGPGPLNPGGPSGSPSPTPGSSTSPTPSPNPPKPGGSQSPSPSPKPPKPSDPPKPPTTPPTTPAPTVQRLENAGTGTLSATAGGAFAERVTVRGEDAKGKAVGKVAVQFLIVGDTDANFAGGGKKAVVTSGTDGTATAPALQAGEKTGGFTVRASVVNRTVPAVDFTATVTERQADAVVRTGDKELTAAPGAEFADTVEVKATNKGEIARGVAVKATMIKSADDASPADKGPHFKDADGRPLRSLTGLKTNDQGVLVLPKIFADDATGTFLLQIETAGGAKITIELKVAAPA; this comes from the coding sequence ATGGCAGCGCAATTCGGCCGTCGGCTCCGCAGAGGGGCGACCACCACAGCGGTCGCCGCGCTCGCGGTCGCCGCACTCTCCGCATCACAGGCCCCCGCGATCGTTTCCGGCGGTGGTGACAGCGGAAAGCAGGCGTCCGGATCGAGCGTGCCCGACGAGGGCTCGGCCTCCGGTGACTCGTCGTACCACACGGACCTCCCACCGCTGAACACGCCCGACAAGCCCGGCACTTCGATAGATCTGCCGGGCACGGGCGAAGCGGAAGCGGGTATTCCGGCGTCGGTGCTGGCCGCGTACAAGCAGGCCGAACAGACCATCGCGAGCAGCAACCCCGGCTGCAATCTCCCGTGGCAGCTCCTCGCCGCGATCGGCAAGGTCGAGTCGGGCCAGGCACGCGGCGGCCGGGTCGACGACAACGGCACGACGCTCTCGCCGATCCTCGGCCCGGTGCTGAACGGTGTCGGCTTCGCCAACATCTCCGACACCGACAACGGCGCGTACGACGGCGACAAGACCCACGACCGTGCCGTGGGCCCGATGCAGTTCATCCCGTCCACCTGGGCGACCTGGGGCCAGGACGCCAACAACGACGGCCGCAAGGACCCGAACAACATCTTCGACGCCGCGCTGGCCGCCGGCCGTTATCTTTGCGCCAATAATCGCGACCTGTCCGTGAAGGCCAATCTCGACCAGGCGATCCTCAGTTACAACCGCTCGCGGGAGTATCTGGCGACGGTCCTGTCCTGGATGGAGTACTACAAGCGCGGCAGCCACGAGGTGCCGGACGGTTCGGGCGTGCTGCCCTCGGGCCCCGGTCCGCTGAACCCGGGCGGCCCCAGCGGCTCGCCCAGCCCGACCCCCGGCAGTTCGACGAGCCCGACGCCGTCCCCGAACCCGCCGAAGCCCGGCGGCTCACAGTCGCCGTCCCCGTCGCCCAAGCCCCCGAAGCCCTCCGATCCGCCGAAGCCCCCGACGACGCCGCCCACCACTCCGGCGCCGACCGTCCAGCGGCTGGAGAACGCGGGCACCGGCACTCTCTCCGCCACGGCCGGCGGAGCGTTCGCGGAGCGCGTCACGGTGCGCGGCGAGGACGCCAAGGGCAAGGCCGTCGGCAAGGTGGCGGTGCAGTTCCTGATCGTCGGCGACACGGACGCGAATTTCGCGGGCGGCGGGAAGAAGGCCGTCGTCACGAGCGGCACCGACGGCACGGCCACGGCGCCCGCGCTCCAGGCGGGCGAGAAGACCGGCGGGTTCACGGTACGGGCGAGTGTCGTGAACCGCACGGTCCCGGCCGTCGACTTCACCGCGACGGTCACCGAGCGCCAGGCCGACGCGGTCGTCAGGACCGGCGACAAGGAGCTGACGGCGGCGCCGGGTGCGGAGTTCGCCGACACCGTGGAGGTCAAGGCCACCAACAAGGGCGAGATCGCCCGAGGTGTGGCGGTCAAGGCCACCATGATCAAGTCGGCCGACGACGCGTCTCCGGCCGACAAGGGCCCGCACTTCAAGGACGCGGACGGCCGGCCGCTGCGTTCCCTGACGGGGCTGAAGACGAACGACCAGGGTGTGCTCGTACTCCCGAAGATCTTCGCGGACGACGCGACCGGTACGTTCCTGCTCCAGATCGAGACGGCGGGCGGGGCGAAGATCACGATCGAACTGAAGGTGGCGGCTCCGGCCTAA
- a CDS encoding ATP-dependent helicase C-terminal domain-containing protein, whose product MIRDDVLGSLPVRTALPALEAALDGPGCAVLCAPPGTGKTTLVPLVLAGLVRPGGGARGPRRRVIVAEPRRIAARAAARRMAWLLGERVGGSVGFTVRGERVVGRDTVVEVVTTGVLLQRLQRDQELGGVDVVIIDECHERHLDADTVAAFLLDVRATLRPELRLVAASATTDAEGWARLLGDAPVVEARGVTHPLEVVWAPPLRPVRPPHGMRVDPALLTHVASVVRGALAERTGDVLVFLPGVGEIGRVAGQLGGRDELGAEVLQVHGRAPADVQDAVLAGSGDGNRRVVLATSVAESSLTVPGVRVVVDSGLAREPRTDHARGLSALTTVRASQATARQRAGRAGREAPGVVYRCWDEAQDARLARFPAPEIKVADLAAFALQAACWGDPDASGLALLDAPPAGALAAARAVLTAIGAVDAEGRVTGRGVRMSRLGLHPRLARALLDGAAEVGARRAAEVVAMLSEEPPRAYGDDLASAWRTAKRGDDGYAARWRQESRRLASALPRSPEGGSHGAAGVDATGTGGTGRAERSPRGGEAVGAARGGTAVQTGNDGGTGRARTGRVERPHGGSSTRGGEAAGETRTGRDDTVGEARRSGGDAGAARSGGAVQAGNDSGASEVGAVSGADRHGEVGGAGRDERSPEGGEIVGAASAGRDGRVGEARRSGRDDGATRGGEAAQAGNDGGGDVSRADRAGGAGKGGGGRERGGLADDVVVGVVAAYAFPERVARARGAGAFLMVSGTGAELGDGSALRDAPWLAVAVADRPATAVSARVRLAAVIDEDTARAAAAHLLVSGEEVRWEDGDVVARDVTRLGAVELSARPLRKPDPARVRAALLDGLRREGPGALLRWTRDAEALRERLGFLHRALGAPWPDVSDAALLDGADDWLEPELSKARRRADLARIEAGQALRRLLPWSSGQAGRLDELAPERILVPSGSRVRVDYGGEQPVLAVKLQELFGLTATPTVAGVPVLVHLLSPAGRPAAVTADLASFWREGYRAVRAELRGRYPRHPWPEDPTQAVATRRLNDRR is encoded by the coding sequence GTGATCCGCGACGACGTCCTCGGCAGTCTGCCCGTCCGTACCGCACTGCCCGCCCTGGAGGCGGCCCTCGACGGGCCGGGGTGCGCCGTGCTGTGCGCGCCGCCCGGCACGGGCAAGACGACGCTCGTGCCGCTGGTGCTGGCCGGGCTCGTGCGGCCCGGCGGGGGCGCGCGGGGACCGCGGCGGCGGGTGATCGTCGCCGAGCCGCGCCGGATCGCCGCACGCGCGGCGGCACGGCGCATGGCGTGGCTGCTGGGCGAGCGGGTCGGCGGGAGCGTCGGATTCACGGTACGCGGGGAGCGCGTGGTGGGGCGCGACACGGTGGTGGAGGTGGTGACCACCGGGGTGCTGCTCCAGCGGCTCCAGCGCGACCAGGAACTCGGCGGCGTCGACGTGGTGATCATCGACGAGTGCCACGAACGGCACCTGGACGCGGACACGGTGGCGGCCTTTCTGCTGGACGTACGGGCCACGCTCCGTCCCGAACTGAGGCTGGTGGCCGCGTCCGCGACGACCGACGCCGAGGGGTGGGCGCGACTGCTGGGGGACGCGCCCGTGGTGGAGGCGCGGGGAGTGACACATCCTTTGGAGGTCGTGTGGGCGCCGCCGCTCCGGCCGGTGCGTCCCCCGCACGGGATGCGGGTCGATCCCGCGCTGCTGACGCATGTGGCCTCGGTGGTACGCGGGGCGCTGGCCGAGCGCACGGGCGACGTGCTGGTGTTCCTGCCGGGCGTCGGCGAGATCGGCCGTGTGGCGGGACAGTTGGGCGGCCGCGACGAACTCGGCGCCGAGGTGCTCCAGGTGCACGGCCGGGCGCCCGCGGACGTTCAGGACGCGGTGCTCGCGGGATCGGGGGACGGCAACCGCCGCGTCGTACTGGCGACTTCGGTGGCGGAGTCGAGCCTGACGGTGCCGGGGGTGCGGGTGGTGGTGGACTCGGGGCTGGCGCGTGAGCCGCGTACGGACCACGCGCGGGGGCTGAGCGCGCTCACCACGGTGCGCGCCTCTCAGGCGACCGCACGCCAGCGCGCGGGGCGGGCGGGGCGTGAGGCGCCGGGCGTGGTGTACCGGTGCTGGGACGAGGCGCAGGACGCACGGCTCGCGCGGTTCCCCGCGCCGGAGATCAAGGTCGCCGATCTGGCGGCGTTCGCCTTGCAGGCGGCGTGCTGGGGAGACCCGGACGCCTCGGGTCTCGCACTGCTCGACGCGCCGCCGGCGGGGGCGCTGGCCGCCGCGCGTGCGGTGCTGACGGCGATCGGGGCGGTGGACGCGGAGGGCCGGGTGACCGGCCGTGGCGTCCGGATGTCCCGCCTCGGCCTGCACCCGCGCCTGGCCCGCGCCCTGCTCGACGGCGCGGCGGAGGTCGGCGCACGGCGGGCGGCGGAGGTGGTGGCGATGCTGAGCGAGGAACCCCCGAGGGCGTACGGCGACGACCTGGCGTCCGCCTGGCGCACGGCGAAACGCGGCGACGACGGTTACGCGGCCCGCTGGCGCCAGGAGTCCCGAAGGCTGGCCTCGGCACTACCGAGGAGCCCGGAGGGCGGCTCACACGGTGCCGCCGGGGTCGATGCGACCGGCACCGGCGGGACGGGGCGGGCCGAACGCTCGCCCCGGGGCGGCGAGGCGGTGGGAGCGGCCCGGGGCGGCACAGCCGTACAGACTGGGAACGACGGCGGCACCGGGCGGGCCCGGACCGGAAGGGTTGAGCGGCCACACGGCGGCAGCTCAACCCGGGGCGGCGAGGCCGCAGGAGAGACCCGCACCGGGCGCGACGACACAGTCGGCGAGGCGCGCCGTAGCGGAGGGGACGCCGGCGCCGCCCGGAGCGGCGGAGCCGTACAGGCCGGGAACGACAGCGGCGCCAGCGAGGTCGGTGCCGTCAGCGGTGCCGATCGGCACGGCGAAGTCGGTGGGGCGGGCCGCGACGAACGCTCACCCGAGGGCGGCGAGATTGTAGGAGCCGCCAGCGCCGGGCGGGACGGCAGAGTCGGCGAAGCGCGCCGTAGCGGACGGGACGACGGCGCCACCCGGGGCGGCGAAGCCGCACAAGCCGGGAACGACGGTGGCGGCGACGTCAGCCGTGCCGATCGGGCCGGGGGCGCCGGCAAAGGCGGCGGGGGCCGGGAGCGTGGTGGGCTCGCTGATGACGTTGTCGTTGGGGTCGTGGCCGCGTACGCGTTTCCCGAGCGGGTGGCGCGGGCGCGGGGGGCCGGGGCGTTTCTCATGGTGTCCGGGACCGGCGCGGAGCTGGGCGACGGGTCCGCGCTGCGCGACGCGCCGTGGCTGGCCGTCGCCGTCGCGGACCGGCCCGCGACCGCCGTGTCCGCGCGGGTGCGGCTGGCCGCCGTCATCGACGAGGACACGGCCCGCGCCGCCGCCGCGCATCTGCTCGTCTCCGGCGAAGAGGTGCGCTGGGAGGACGGTGACGTCGTCGCCAGGGACGTGACGCGGCTCGGCGCCGTCGAACTCTCCGCGCGGCCGCTGCGCAAGCCCGACCCGGCACGGGTGCGGGCTGCGCTGCTGGACGGTCTGCGCCGCGAGGGCCCAGGCGCGCTGCTGCGCTGGACGCGGGACGCCGAGGCGCTGCGGGAGCGACTGGGCTTTCTGCACCGCGCGTTGGGCGCCCCGTGGCCGGACGTCTCGGACGCGGCGCTGCTCGACGGCGCCGACGACTGGCTGGAGCCCGAGCTGTCGAAGGCCCGGCGCCGCGCGGATCTGGCCCGGATCGAGGCGGGTCAGGCGCTGCGGCGTCTGCTGCCGTGGTCCTCGGGTCAGGCGGGGCGGCTGGACGAGCTGGCCCCCGAGCGGATCCTGGTGCCGAGCGGGTCGCGCGTACGTGTCGACTACGGCGGGGAGCAGCCCGTACTGGCGGTGAAACTCCAGGAGTTGTTCGGTCTGACGGCGACACCGACGGTCGCGGGGGTGCCGGTGCTGGTCCATCTGCTCTCCCCCGCCGGGCGCCCCGCGGCGGTCACCGCGGACCTGGCGTCCTTCTGGCGGGAGGGCTACCGCGCCGTACGCGCGGAGCTGCGCGGTCGCTATCCGCGGCACCCGTGGCCGGAGGACCCGACGCAGGCGGTGGCGACGCGCCGGCTGAACGACCGGCGCTGA